A section of the Festucalex cinctus isolate MCC-2025b chromosome 7, RoL_Fcin_1.0, whole genome shotgun sequence genome encodes:
- the LOC144022258 gene encoding hepcidin-like: MKSFSVVIAVTIMLAFICLQENSASPASETQELDDVLDEDSPFPALEETSEESWKMPYSNRHKRAFKCRFCCGCCKPGICGVCCRF, translated from the exons ATGAAGTCGTTCAGTGTTGTGATTGCAGTGACCATTATGCTGGCCTTTATTTGTCTTCAGGAGAACTCGGCTAGCCCAGCCAGCGAG ACACAAGAGTTGGATGATGTGTTGGATGAAGACAGTCCATTTCCTGCTTTGGAGGAGACCTCTGAGGAATCCTGGAAG ATGCCGTACAGCAACAGACACAAGCGTGCCTTCAAGTGCCGCTTCTGCTGTGGATGCTGCAAACCTGGAATTTGTGGAGTGTGTTGCAGATTCTGA
- the LOC144022399 gene encoding uncharacterized protein LOC144022399, translating into MMKTFSLSVAVVIMLAFLFIQEGCAFPSDDRDPVQHMMEARDDAAADIPADQWTEQDALGARHDQVLKTCEIQSEPPKMDSDARRTPVSNEKRCRLCCGCCRKPPTWRNPIVLPKNILRQSEMKTFSVVIAVTIMMAFICLQENSASSVSGTQELDDVLDEDSPVPALEETSEESWKLCELTWRDMPYSNRHKRAFKCRFCCGCCKPGICGVCCRF; encoded by the exons ATGATGAAGACCTTCAGTTTGTCTGTAGCAGTGGTCATCATGCTTGCCTTCCTTTTTATCCAGGAGGGCTGCGCTTTCCCCTCTGATGATAGG GATCCTGTCCAGCATATGATGGAAGCAAGAGATGATGCAGCTGCTGACATCCCAGCCGACCAATGGACG GAACAGGATGCGCTCGGAGCAAGACATGACCAAGTTTTGAAAACATGTGAGATACAATCAGAACCACCGAAG ATGGACTCTGATGCTAGACGCACACCTGTCAGCAATGAGAAACGCTGCCGCTTGTGCTGTGGCTGCTGTAGAAAACCACCTACATG GAGAAATCCAATTGTTTTGCCCAAGAATATCTTGAGGCAGTCAGAGATGAAGACGTTCAGTGTTGTGATTGCAGTGACCATTATGATGGCCTTTATTTGTCTTCAGGAGAACTCGGCCAGCTCAGTCAGTGGG ACACAAGAGTTGGATGATGTGTTGGATGAAGACAGTCCAGTTCCCGCTTTGGAGGAGACCTCTGAGGAATCCTGGAAGCTCTGTGAACTAACTTGGAGGGAC ATGCCGTACAGCAACAGACACAAGCGTGCCTTCAAGTGCCGCTTCTGCTGTGGATGCTGCAAACCTGGAATCTGTGGAGTGTGTTGCAGATTCTGA